The following are from one region of the Andrena cerasifolii isolate SP2316 chromosome 1, iyAndCera1_principal, whole genome shotgun sequence genome:
- the LOC143369232 gene encoding uncharacterized protein LOC143369232 isoform X1: MFSAKHSVKSTLLCGPAELSKSFMFEAAIYWAEEGRRVVYITPAPLESLPAACHDRSNPAPAAFKLMRFIWVVSRDKKAAIWITEFNGLKYNQDPIIEVDGFVGGPVDGTHCIISVYIPPNIEFRDFEMIVFRVESSRRNLGPGALVAGDLNAKSTLRGLKKNNRRSNVSAFFLNMGLIPINTAGSYRFERNAGVSKIDIPAFDRVAFRLVHDGRVLQDYSAPDQKYLLHMLYKRIINKSFHRQKKKREPVIWNIEAFDVTKFADEYERTVERIPEDEEMSVKDINKFLKYVNAVCTKTVKSTALTRRPPNIWWTEDMSNLRKETIKKRRILLRARKKGKMSVEKMAELEVEFKRSRRCYRLSRMDSKIRVWKQICEELEYMRYMNLVDKYEEGEPTSSLSKEEALAVIAHLFPISTEEQEEEQRMGRISTNEKESVQLAEDTNRNDEDIKISTVALRISR, from the exons ATGTTCTCGGCGAAGCACAGTGTGAAATCGACGTTACTCTGCGGGCCAGCGGAACTGAGCAAATCATTTATGTTCGAG GCAGCAATTTACTGGGCCGAAGAAGGACGCCGCGTCGTTTACATTACGCCAGCCCCGTTGGAGAGCCTGCCGGCTGCCTGTCACGACAGAAGTAATCCAGCACCCGCGGCTTTCAAGCTGATGAGATTTAT ATGGGTCGTGAGCCGCGATAAGAAAGCGGCGATTTGGATCACTGAGTTCAATGGACTCAAGTATAACCAAGATCCGATTATTGAGGTGGATGGCTTTGTGGGTGGCCCCGTTGATGGTACACACTGTATAATAAGTGTGTATATACCTCCCAACATTGAGTTTCGGGACTTTGAAATGATTGTGTTTAGAGTAGAAAGTTCGAGGAGGAATCTTGGTCCAGGAGCTTTGGTGGCAGGAGATCTAAATGCCAAATCTACCCTGCGGGGCTTAAAGAAGAATAATCGCAGGAGTAATGTTAGCGCGTTCTTCTTGAACATGGGTTTAATCCCCATTAACACAGCAGGGAGTTACAGATTTGAGAGAAACGCTGGGGTTTCTAAGATAGATATCCCTGCATTTGATAGAGTAGCGTTTAGACTAGTGCACGACGGCAGAGTTCTACAGGATTACTCAGCGCCGGACCAAAAATACCTGTTACACATGTtgtataaaagaattataaataaaagctTCCACAGACAGAAGAAGAAACGAGAACCAGTGATATGGAATATAGAAGCTTTTGACGTAACAAAGTTTGCGGATGAATACGAGAGAACAGTTGAACGTATACCCGAAGATGAGGAGATGAGTGTAAAGGATATTAATAAGTTCCTAAAATATGTGAATGCAGTATGCACGAAAACTGTGAAGAGTACGGCGCTGACCAGGAGGCCGCCTAATATTTGGTGGACAGAGGATATGAGTAACTTAAGGAAAGAAACTATCAAGAAAAGAAGAATCTTGTTAAGAGCtagaaagaaaggaaagatgAGCGTAGAAAAGATGGCAGAACTAGAAGTAGAGTTTAAAAGATCCAGGCGATGTTACAGATTGAGTAGAATGGACAGTAAAATCAGGGTATGGAAACAGATCTGCGAGGAATTGGAATACATGCGGTACATGAACTTAGTCGATAAATATGAAGAGGGAGAACCTACATCTAGTCTGTCGAAGGAAGAAGCTCTGGCAGTGATCGCACACCTGTTCCCGATAAGTACCGAAGAGCAAGAAGAGGAACAACGGATGGGAAGAATAAGTACGAACGAAAAGGAAAGCGTGCAACTGGCAGAGGATACGAATAGAAACGATGAAGATATTAAAATTAGTACAGTAGCTTTAAGGATTTCGAGGTAG
- the LOC143369232 gene encoding uncharacterized protein LOC143369232 isoform X2, whose protein sequence is MFSAKHSVKSTLLCGPAELSKSFMFEAAIYWAEEGRRVVYITPAPLESLPAACHDRSNPAPAAFKLMRFMYLEDYEALVERLVELHTFATLPSVLLIDDFDTYIDEHVKTKATREAHIARTCSVILDTMNSCGRILKTSVYVCAWSTLAMNDITAYAMYFLNTWNVTDEEDGKTILLKKYSHEASTVQCPSYRYCKLEDGTRVLKQILYDSVEN, encoded by the exons ATGTTCTCGGCGAAGCACAGTGTGAAATCGACGTTACTCTGCGGGCCAGCGGAACTGAGCAAATCATTTATGTTCGAG GCAGCAATTTACTGGGCCGAAGAAGGACGCCGCGTCGTTTACATTACGCCAGCCCCGTTGGAGAGCCTGCCGGCTGCCTGTCACGACAGAAGTAATCCAGCACCCGCGGCTTTCAAGCTGATGAGATTTAT GTACTTGGAGGACTACGAGGCTCTCGTGGAACGGCTGGTCGAGCTGCACACCTTCGCCACGTTGCCCTCCGTGCTCCTGATCGACGACTTCGACACTTACATCGACGAGCACGTGAAGACGAAAGCGACGCGAGAGGCGCACATCGCCAGGACGTGCTCGGTGATCCTCGACACGATGAACTCTTGCGGGAGGATCTTGAAGACCAGC GTGTACGTATGCGCGTGGTCCACCTTGGCGATGAACGACATTACCGCTTACGCGATGTATTTTCTCAATACCTGGAACGTGACGGACGAAGAGGACGGTAAAACGATATTGCTGAAGAAATATTCACACGAAGCGTCCACTGTACAGTGCCCGTCGTATAGATACTGTAAACTTGAAGATGGGACGAGGGTCCTGAAGCAAATACTTtatgactccgttgagaattaA